The Bdellovibrio bacteriovorus genome includes a region encoding these proteins:
- the flgG gene encoding flagellar basal-body rod protein FlgG: MLKSLNTAATGMAAQQTNMDVISNNIANVSTNGFKKSRAEFEDLMYQTQKEPGAQSGMNAYSPNGVQVGLGVRTAGIQKNFENGSAAVTKNPLDIQIEGSGFFQILTPDGQIGYTRDGAFQKDPNGRVVDKNGNLLQPEITVPPDVAGLEIAPNGEVRVIQGLNSAPQTIGQIDLVNFVNPAGLKAVGKNVFMPSPSSGQPVVARPGMNGTGYLAQGQLETSNVNIAEEMVNMITAQRAFETNSKVIQASDQMLQSVNSMR; this comes from the coding sequence ATGCTTAAAAGTTTAAATACAGCAGCGACAGGTATGGCGGCCCAACAGACAAATATGGACGTCATCTCAAATAACATCGCCAACGTTTCTACGAATGGCTTTAAGAAATCGCGCGCTGAATTTGAAGATCTGATGTACCAAACTCAAAAAGAGCCAGGTGCTCAAAGCGGAATGAATGCGTATTCACCGAACGGTGTGCAAGTCGGTTTGGGTGTTCGCACCGCCGGCATTCAAAAGAATTTTGAAAATGGCAGCGCCGCGGTTACCAAGAATCCTCTTGATATTCAAATTGAAGGTTCTGGTTTCTTCCAAATTCTGACTCCGGATGGCCAAATCGGTTACACGCGTGATGGTGCCTTTCAAAAAGATCCTAATGGTCGTGTCGTCGATAAAAACGGAAATCTTCTTCAGCCTGAAATCACAGTTCCACCGGATGTAGCGGGTCTTGAAATCGCTCCGAACGGTGAAGTTCGTGTGATTCAAGGTTTGAACTCCGCTCCGCAAACTATTGGTCAAATTGATCTTGTGAACTTCGTAAATCCTGCGGGCCTTAAAGCTGTAGGTAAAAACGTCTTTATGCCAAGCCCTTCCAGTGGTCAGCCCGTTGTGGCTCGCCCAGGTATGAACGGAACAGGTTACTTGGCGCAAGGACAGCTAGAAACTAGTAACGTCAATATCGCTGAAGAAATGGTGAATATGATCACGGCGCAAAGAGCTTTTGAGACGAATTCAAAAGTGATCCAGGCCTCTGATCAAATGCTTCAATCTGTGAATAGCATGAGATAA
- a CDS encoding glutathione peroxidase: MEKTLHSFTVKAADGSDVPLDKYKGQVVLVVNVASKCGFTPQYEGLENLYEQFKDQGFTVLGFPCNQFGAQEPGSNADIQQFCSLNYNVKFPVMAKVDVNGDSADPVYKWMKEAAPGLLGTEMIKWNFTKFLVGKDGKIIKRYPPQEEPKNLTPDIQAAIK; this comes from the coding sequence ATGGAAAAGACATTACATTCATTCACCGTGAAAGCTGCCGACGGTTCTGACGTCCCTTTAGATAAATACAAAGGGCAAGTGGTGCTCGTTGTGAATGTCGCAAGCAAATGCGGATTCACGCCTCAGTACGAGGGACTCGAAAATCTGTATGAACAATTCAAAGACCAGGGCTTTACGGTTCTTGGCTTTCCTTGCAATCAGTTTGGCGCCCAAGAGCCTGGCAGTAACGCCGACATTCAGCAGTTCTGCAGTTTGAATTACAACGTGAAATTTCCAGTGATGGCCAAAGTCGACGTGAATGGTGACAGTGCAGATCCCGTCTATAAATGGATGAAAGAAGCCGCTCCGGGGCTTCTCGGAACCGAGATGATCAAATGGAACTTCACGAAATTCTTAGTTGGCAAAGACGGTAAGATCATCAAACGTTATCCACCTCAAGAAGAACCTAAAAATTTGACACCTGATATTCAGGCAGCGATCAAATAA
- the flgF gene encoding flagellar basal-body rod protein FlgF translates to MGVKGVYTALSGAIAQSTKLDTIANNLANVNTPAFKRDQQLFQEYLTANEKPPETTQIPRDVASIESFYNMQGGDKSYVDAKGTFTDFSQGGLKHTGNPMDVAIDGKGFFEVATPGGVRLTRAGNFTLDGNGQLVTKEGFPVLRAGEPGADPASRVIRLQGTGLPLSINDNGDVFEGTENIGRVSLVNVNNPDSLQKMGSSLYSFKPNMAPELTNVNNPSLKQGFLEASNVNIVQEMTDMISTNRVFESTQKAITAYDQMADKMVNVVGKTN, encoded by the coding sequence ATGGGTGTAAAAGGGGTCTATACAGCTCTTAGCGGAGCGATCGCGCAAAGTACAAAGCTAGATACCATCGCCAATAACTTGGCGAATGTGAACACGCCCGCTTTCAAACGCGATCAGCAACTTTTCCAAGAATATTTAACTGCAAACGAAAAGCCACCTGAGACGACACAAATTCCTCGCGACGTCGCTTCGATCGAAAGCTTCTATAATATGCAAGGTGGCGACAAAAGTTACGTTGATGCCAAAGGCACCTTCACGGACTTTTCTCAAGGTGGTTTAAAACACACAGGAAATCCCATGGACGTTGCCATTGATGGCAAAGGCTTCTTTGAGGTTGCCACTCCCGGCGGTGTTCGTCTGACTCGTGCGGGAAACTTTACTTTGGATGGAAATGGTCAATTGGTGACTAAAGAAGGATTCCCGGTTCTTCGCGCGGGCGAACCAGGTGCTGATCCTGCTTCGCGCGTGATTCGCCTTCAAGGCACAGGTCTTCCACTTTCTATTAATGATAATGGTGATGTTTTTGAAGGAACTGAAAATATCGGACGCGTTTCTTTGGTGAACGTGAATAATCCCGATTCTTTACAGAAAATGGGAAGTTCGCTTTATTCCTTTAAGCCAAACATGGCTCCTGAATTGACGAATGTTAACAATCCAAGCTTAAAACAAGGTTTCTTAGAAGCTTCTAACGTCAACATCGTTCAAGAAATGACAGACATGATTTCCACCAATCGTGTTTTTGAAAGCACTCAGAAAGCCATCACCGCTTATGATCAGATGGCAGATAAAATGGTTAACGTGGTGGGAAAAACAAACTAG
- a CDS encoding aldehyde dehydrogenase family protein translates to MNVQVPDYVIDCRNFVSGKLHKASGFKSEIVSPYNGRKIGEFHHSNLEDVDVAVKAAAKAQKEWAEIPMKERTKVMFNLRHILLRDLEEIAHLKSAESGKSFTEGKAGLLKGIEVLEFAIALQNMDLGGKTEVSRGVTCEYRREPLGVVASVTPFNFPAMVPLWTMPIALTLGNAYIWKPSEKTPLTSLKIAEAFHEAGLPAGLLQVLQGGKETVEAIIDHSLVKAVAFVGSTKIAQQVYERGTRQGKRVLALGGAKNHIVLLPDANPDLSGLGISDSFTGCAGQRCMAAAVLLAVGDVDKHIQRIIERAKSLELGKDMGAIITRGQVEFLNKAIAKAEQEGAKILLDGRKARAPLGYEGGHWIGPTIIDQVSPQSEIAKIELFGPVLSIIRCKDISEAMKIENSVEYGNACSVFTSNGNLAEKVVRMASTGMVGVNVGVPVPREPFSFGGVNASKFGHGDITGHHSLDFWSNIKKVTVKWEKQEDTTWMS, encoded by the coding sequence ATGAACGTACAAGTCCCTGACTATGTCATTGATTGCAGAAACTTCGTCTCTGGAAAACTCCACAAGGCCTCAGGATTTAAAAGTGAGATCGTCAGTCCTTACAATGGCCGAAAGATCGGTGAATTCCATCATTCCAATTTAGAAGACGTTGATGTCGCCGTGAAAGCCGCGGCGAAGGCGCAAAAAGAGTGGGCGGAGATTCCCATGAAAGAGCGCACCAAGGTGATGTTCAACCTTCGTCACATTCTTCTTCGCGACTTGGAAGAAATCGCACATCTGAAAAGCGCTGAATCCGGAAAAAGTTTTACTGAAGGTAAAGCCGGCCTGCTTAAAGGTATCGAAGTCTTAGAGTTTGCTATTGCTTTACAGAATATGGATTTAGGCGGAAAGACAGAAGTCTCTCGCGGGGTCACGTGTGAATACCGTCGCGAGCCTTTGGGTGTCGTCGCAAGTGTGACGCCTTTTAACTTTCCAGCGATGGTGCCGTTATGGACAATGCCGATCGCGCTCACCCTGGGAAACGCCTATATCTGGAAGCCTTCAGAAAAAACTCCCTTAACTTCCTTAAAAATCGCCGAAGCCTTTCACGAAGCGGGATTGCCAGCAGGTCTTCTGCAAGTCCTTCAAGGTGGAAAAGAAACTGTCGAAGCCATCATCGACCACTCGCTGGTTAAGGCCGTCGCCTTTGTCGGCTCAACAAAAATCGCTCAACAAGTTTATGAGCGTGGAACACGACAGGGTAAGCGCGTGCTGGCATTGGGTGGCGCGAAGAATCACATCGTGCTTTTACCAGATGCCAATCCCGATCTTTCGGGCTTAGGTATCAGTGATTCTTTCACTGGTTGCGCGGGACAACGCTGTATGGCTGCGGCCGTCCTTCTTGCCGTCGGTGACGTGGATAAACACATTCAAAGAATCATCGAAAGAGCAAAGTCTTTAGAGTTAGGAAAGGACATGGGCGCCATTATCACTCGTGGCCAAGTGGAATTTTTAAACAAAGCCATCGCCAAAGCGGAACAGGAAGGCGCGAAAATTCTGCTGGACGGAAGAAAAGCACGCGCTCCCTTGGGATATGAGGGAGGTCACTGGATCGGGCCGACAATCATTGACCAGGTATCACCTCAAAGTGAGATCGCGAAAATTGAACTCTTCGGACCCGTATTAAGCATCATTCGCTGTAAAGATATTTCAGAAGCGATGAAAATTGAAAACAGCGTCGAGTACGGAAATGCCTGCTCTGTTTTCACTTCAAATGGAAACTTGGCGGAAAAAGTAGTGCGGATGGCCTCGACCGGAATGGTGGGAGTCAATGTCGGCGTCCCCGTTCCCCGCGAGCCTTTCTCTTTTGGCGGCGTCAATGCTTCTAAGTTTGGTCACGGTGATATCACCGGCCATCACTCTTTGGATTTCTGGTCGAATATCAAAAAAGTCACAGTGAAATGGGAAAAACAGGAGGACACCACATGGATGTCGTAA
- a CDS encoding S8 family serine peptidase, whose translation MKCSSFRAIFTLCLILGSTSAQAEFEVRKEKFDNGVVSKEYYFKDTQLVEERHFDIAGRFSGWSRYSYLENGHTVRINLSVEKEDYGQITSKLELSNLDSKNRETESSILFRKWVYSDEAPRKLLFIERYETQTPFRVIGKDYENEKGQALSSITFSYASNDRHEKPTGFVEVTPDGKIKTRFSMYEPYDLVQRLRSLGKSEEEIRLYKRHRENPGKFLIGIIDSGFDYNHAALVTKWWNNPDDPIDGKDNDGNGWVDDNFGWEQVKNVGLPTESSTSFQRDDRPLSHGTHVAHIAIGDLTNAALVGFAGDYTQASYIDKISAFLKKHKVRIVNLSIGFPPDTKDLLGLRDGIKAYRRMIDENPETLFVVAAGNESLNIDDRKNRQYPASFEQPNVLKVGALDAADFSKVTPANAKMADFSNYGSKTVDILAPGAKVVAASIGGGLIAHSGTSMATPFMVHEVAKVWMELPHLSAVQIRQLFIETAQVMTPEAPVLSKGYADTKAALLKGRIDFLKNSTARQEGPNCWNSSTLLAGLSQGVHHTFGSEFAFLIESPLCQSVNLDQLKAGDIVAFRRVDQKGRLLPAAFLSEVHGYTYLENKKGFTKNGVMPSATYQEQSTEEILNFYRSSEGRNCKLNGLDRKDCILKEFAYRCTDIETYMSTQGGLNIFEKDVLLRLSSLEKHLQAYYLHGQEIQFDKDSMLKKIQSNIDILKSQGSKEFVIDYFEMRAHSLDYILKK comes from the coding sequence ATGAAATGTTCTTCCTTTCGCGCGATCTTCACATTGTGTCTCATTCTGGGAAGTACCTCTGCACAGGCAGAGTTCGAAGTCCGTAAAGAGAAATTCGACAACGGCGTTGTTTCTAAAGAATATTATTTCAAAGACACCCAACTTGTTGAAGAGCGACACTTTGATATCGCAGGAAGATTCTCGGGCTGGTCCCGCTACAGCTACCTTGAAAACGGTCACACCGTTCGCATCAATCTTTCAGTTGAAAAAGAAGACTACGGGCAAATCACTTCCAAGTTAGAACTTTCCAACTTAGATTCAAAAAACCGTGAGACCGAATCTTCAATTCTATTTCGCAAATGGGTTTATAGCGATGAAGCCCCTCGCAAGCTTCTGTTCATCGAACGCTACGAAACGCAAACACCGTTTCGCGTGATCGGCAAAGATTATGAAAATGAAAAAGGCCAAGCCCTTTCATCGATCACCTTTTCTTATGCCTCCAATGACCGTCATGAAAAGCCTACGGGATTTGTCGAGGTTACTCCAGATGGAAAAATAAAAACGCGTTTTTCAATGTATGAACCCTATGATCTTGTACAACGTTTACGCTCCCTGGGAAAATCGGAAGAAGAGATTCGTCTGTATAAGCGTCATCGCGAAAACCCCGGTAAATTTCTTATCGGGATTATTGATTCGGGATTCGACTACAATCACGCCGCATTGGTGACGAAGTGGTGGAACAACCCTGATGATCCCATTGATGGCAAAGATAACGATGGCAATGGCTGGGTGGATGATAATTTTGGCTGGGAACAAGTAAAGAATGTCGGGCTTCCTACCGAGTCTTCGACCTCTTTTCAGCGCGATGATCGTCCCCTTTCGCACGGAACCCATGTGGCTCATATTGCTATTGGTGATTTGACGAATGCGGCCCTTGTGGGTTTCGCGGGTGATTATACTCAAGCCAGTTATATCGATAAAATTTCTGCCTTTCTTAAAAAGCACAAAGTGCGAATTGTAAATTTGAGCATTGGATTTCCCCCAGACACCAAAGATCTTCTGGGTCTTCGCGATGGAATCAAGGCCTATCGCCGCATGATTGATGAAAATCCAGAGACTCTCTTTGTGGTCGCGGCCGGCAACGAGTCCTTAAATATCGACGACAGAAAAAATCGCCAGTATCCGGCAAGCTTCGAACAACCCAATGTTTTAAAAGTCGGCGCTTTGGATGCAGCTGACTTTAGTAAAGTCACACCTGCAAATGCGAAGATGGCTGATTTCAGCAACTACGGCTCGAAAACTGTCGACATTCTGGCCCCGGGAGCAAAAGTGGTCGCGGCCAGCATTGGCGGTGGCCTGATTGCACACAGTGGAACTTCGATGGCAACACCCTTCATGGTTCACGAAGTTGCCAAAGTGTGGATGGAACTTCCCCACTTAAGTGCCGTTCAAATCCGCCAACTTTTTATTGAAACCGCTCAGGTGATGACGCCTGAAGCCCCCGTCCTTTCCAAAGGATATGCCGACACAAAAGCTGCACTTTTAAAAGGGCGCATTGATTTTCTAAAAAATTCTACCGCTCGCCAAGAAGGCCCTAATTGTTGGAACTCTTCAACTCTTTTAGCCGGACTTTCTCAAGGCGTTCATCATACTTTTGGAAGTGAATTCGCTTTTCTTATTGAATCGCCCCTATGCCAATCCGTAAACCTAGATCAGCTTAAAGCCGGTGACATCGTGGCCTTTCGAAGAGTCGATCAAAAAGGTCGTCTTCTCCCTGCGGCTTTTTTATCTGAAGTCCATGGATACACTTATCTTGAAAATAAAAAAGGTTTCACGAAGAACGGTGTTATGCCATCTGCCACATATCAAGAGCAGTCGACAGAAGAAATTTTAAACTTTTATCGCTCTTCAGAAGGACGCAATTGCAAGCTCAACGGTCTTGACCGCAAAGACTGCATTCTTAAAGAGTTTGCTTATCGTTGCACCGACATTGAAACATATATGAGCACTCAAGGTGGTTTAAATATTTTTGAGAAAGACGTTTTATTACGCCTGTCTTCGCTTGAGAAGCACCTACAGGCTTATTATCTTCACGGACAAGAAATTCAGTTCGACAAGGACTCAATGCTTAAAAAGATTCAAAGTAATATCGACATTCTGAAGTCACAAGGCTCAAAAGAATTCGTCATCGACTATTTTGAAATGCGTGCCCACTCATTGGATTACATTCTTAAAAAGTAG
- a CDS encoding aspartate kinase, translating to MKPLIVQKYGGATLADPEKIKSVAARVASQSKENSLIVVVSAMGKTTNSLIDLANQVSAHPQRREMDMLLTVGERISMSLMSMALNDLGCPAISFTGSQAGIFTDDSHVNAFIKDVKPMRVEESLKTDKVVILAGFQGVSPVTKEITTLGRGGSDTSAVAMAAAFNAERCEILKDVPAVFTADPNVVKAAKPIQELSYDQLMDMTFWGAKVLHYRSVELAKLRDVTLYIGPASSKTSDGTLVKKGLNMFESCKALSLNSHETVVGILSKEKNPAKALKDLQVLFDEKQIPFPQLLHYEMNLDKTEMLLTGPSEIILAIKKELQNHAQFTLLPTDFSTVTLTCTGATSPEITQKVLNALSEKKLETRKLMMSAMSVTVLVDAPLRKQVIESLHQLI from the coding sequence ATGAAACCTCTGATTGTACAAAAATACGGCGGCGCCACTTTGGCAGATCCTGAAAAAATCAAGTCTGTCGCTGCGCGAGTCGCTTCTCAATCTAAAGAAAATTCCTTGATCGTTGTTGTCAGTGCTATGGGTAAGACAACAAATTCTTTGATCGATCTAGCAAACCAAGTTTCTGCTCATCCTCAGCGTCGCGAAATGGATATGCTTCTGACTGTGGGTGAAAGAATCAGTATGTCACTGATGAGCATGGCGCTCAATGACTTAGGTTGTCCGGCGATCAGCTTTACAGGAAGTCAGGCTGGAATCTTCACTGACGATTCGCACGTCAACGCTTTCATCAAAGATGTAAAACCAATGCGCGTGGAAGAGTCTTTGAAAACCGACAAGGTTGTTATCTTGGCTGGCTTTCAGGGTGTATCGCCCGTGACAAAAGAGATTACGACATTGGGTCGTGGCGGCTCGGATACTTCAGCTGTTGCGATGGCAGCGGCATTCAATGCGGAACGCTGTGAGATTCTGAAAGATGTTCCTGCCGTTTTCACTGCGGACCCAAACGTTGTTAAGGCGGCAAAACCCATTCAAGAACTCAGCTATGATCAATTGATGGATATGACTTTCTGGGGCGCCAAAGTTCTGCATTACCGCTCGGTAGAGCTGGCTAAACTTCGCGATGTCACTTTGTACATCGGCCCTGCTTCTAGTAAAACTTCTGATGGAACACTTGTTAAAAAAGGATTGAATATGTTTGAATCCTGCAAAGCCCTTTCTTTGAACTCTCATGAAACAGTTGTTGGAATTTTAAGTAAGGAAAAAAATCCGGCGAAAGCCTTAAAAGACCTTCAAGTTCTTTTTGATGAAAAGCAGATTCCATTCCCACAGCTTCTGCATTACGAAATGAATTTAGATAAAACAGAAATGTTGTTAACGGGCCCTTCTGAAATTATCTTAGCCATTAAGAAAGAACTTCAGAATCATGCTCAGTTCACATTACTGCCCACAGATTTTTCCACAGTGACGTTGACGTGCACCGGTGCCACCTCGCCGGAAATCACGCAAAAAGTTTTGAATGCTTTGTCAGAAAAGAAATTGGAAACACGCAAATTAATGATGAGCGCTATGAGCGTTACCGTTCTGGTAGATGCACCACTAAGAAAGCAAGTCATCGAAAGCTTGCATCAACTTATCTAA
- a CDS encoding lytic transglycosylase domain-containing protein — MSTWVAVLLSTFIIQFAQAGTSVTPAAPAPALTLKEKLKALTSRSTHVQSDNLIFDLPVTYNKKVSKWIAHYQGARGSKWFREWLQRSYKYMPFIQAELKKAGLPLDLAYMVMIESGFAPNAISHADAVGPWQFIEATGTRYGLSKTWWLDERRDLKKSTLAAIRYLKDLHQEFGSWYLVAASYNMGENGLRNRIKKYGTKDYWTLIKLNALPVETQEYVPKILAAMLIAKAPNLYGFRDLEKMDPLEYEIVLVPGGTDLDALADHLSVTRKSLKDLNAELYLGYIPRQVEKHFIRVPKGAGQLVSSYVHQFSRKVALE; from the coding sequence ATGAGCACGTGGGTCGCAGTCCTTTTATCTACTTTTATTATCCAATTTGCGCAGGCGGGAACGTCTGTAACACCCGCAGCTCCCGCTCCGGCTTTGACTTTAAAAGAGAAGTTAAAAGCTCTCACCTCACGTTCCACTCATGTTCAGTCTGACAATCTGATTTTTGATTTGCCAGTGACCTACAATAAAAAAGTCAGCAAGTGGATCGCCCACTATCAGGGAGCTCGCGGCAGTAAGTGGTTTCGCGAGTGGTTGCAGCGCTCTTACAAGTACATGCCCTTTATCCAAGCGGAGTTAAAAAAAGCGGGCTTACCTTTGGATTTGGCCTACATGGTGATGATCGAAAGCGGATTTGCACCCAACGCCATCAGCCACGCTGACGCCGTAGGGCCTTGGCAATTTATCGAAGCGACTGGCACTCGTTACGGCCTCAGTAAAACTTGGTGGTTGGATGAGCGTCGTGATCTAAAGAAAAGTACGCTTGCCGCCATTCGCTACTTGAAAGATCTGCATCAAGAGTTTGGCTCTTGGTATTTGGTTGCCGCGAGTTACAACATGGGTGAAAACGGCCTTCGCAATCGCATCAAGAAATATGGCACCAAAGATTACTGGACACTCATAAAACTCAATGCACTTCCCGTCGAAACGCAGGAGTATGTTCCAAAAATTCTTGCGGCTATGTTGATTGCCAAAGCACCCAACCTTTATGGCTTTCGCGACTTAGAAAAGATGGACCCGCTCGAATACGAAATCGTTCTTGTGCCAGGTGGCACAGATCTGGATGCATTAGCGGATCATTTGAGTGTCACAAGAAAATCATTAAAAGATTTGAACGCCGAACTCTATCTGGGGTACATTCCTCGTCAGGTCGAGAAACATTTTATTCGCGTGCCTAAAGGTGCGGGACAGCTTGTTTCCTCTTACGTGCACCAGTTTAGTCGGAAAGTTGCATTGGAATGA